One genomic segment of Bos javanicus breed banteng chromosome 23, ARS-OSU_banteng_1.0, whole genome shotgun sequence includes these proteins:
- the SRF gene encoding serum response factor: MLPSQAGAAAALGRGSALGGSLNRTPTGRPGGGGGGTRGANGGRVPGNGAGLGPGRLEREAAAAATTTPAPTAGALYSGSEGDSESGEEEELGAERRGLKRSLSEMELGVVVGGPEAAAAATGGYGPVSGAVSGAKPGKKTRGRVKIKMEFIDNKLRRYTTFSKRKTGIMKKAYELSTLTGTQVLLLVASETGHVYTFATRKLQPMITSETGKALIQTCLNSPDSPPRSDPTTDQRMSATGFEETDLTYQVSESDSSGETKDTLKPAFTVTNLPGTTSTIQTAPSTSTTMQVSSGPSFPITNYLAPVSASVSPSAVSSANGTVLKSTGSGPVSSGGLMQLPTSFTLMPGGAVAQQVPVQAIQVHQAPQQASPSRDSSTDLTQTSSSGTVTLPATIMTSSVPTTVGGHMMYPSPHAVMYAPTSGLADGSLTVLNAFSQAPSTMQVSHSQVQEQGGVPQVFLTAPSGTVQIPVSAVQLHQMAVIGQQAGSSSNLTELQVVNLDAAHSTKSD, from the exons ATGTTACCGAGCCAAGCTGGGGCCGCGGCGGCGCTGGGCCGGGGCTCAGCCCTGGGGGGCAGCCTGAACCGGACGCCGACGGGGCGGCCGGGCGGTGGAGGCGGCGGGACTCGAGGGGCTAACGGGGGCCGGGTCCCCGGGAACGGCGCGGGGCTCGGGCCGGGCCGCCTTGAGCGGGAGGCTGCAGCAGCAGCGACAACCACCCCGGCGCCCACCGCAGGGGCCCTCTACAGCGGCAGCGAGGGTGACTCGGAGTCGGGCGAAGAGGAGGAGCTGGGCGCCGAGCGGCGCGGCCTGAAGCGGAGCCTGAGCGAGATGGAGCTCGGTGTGGTGGTCGGTGGGcccgaggcggcggcggcggccacgGGGGGCTACGGGCCGGTGAGCGGCGCGGTGAGCGGGGCCAAGCCGGGTAAGAAGACTCGGGGCCGCGTGAAGATCAAGATGGAGTTCATCGACAACAAGCTGCGGCGCTACACGACCTTCAGCAAGAGGAAGACGGGCATCATGAAGAAG GCCTATGAGCTGTCCACGCTGACAGGGACACAGGTGCTGTTGCTGGTGGCCAGTGAGACAGGCCATGTGTATACCTTTGCCACCCGCAAACTGCAGCCCATGATCACCAGTGAGACTGGCAAGGCACTGATTCAGACCTGCCTCAACTCGCCAGACTCTCCACCCCGCTCAGACCCCACCACAGACCAGAGAATGAGTGCCACCGGCTTTGAAGAGACAGACCTCACCTACCAGGTGTCGGAGTCCGACAGCAGTGGGGAGACCAAG GATACACTGAAGCCGGCGTTTACCGTCACCAACCTGCCGGGTACCACCTCCACCATCCAGACAGCACCCAGCACCTCTACCACCATGCAAGTCAGCAGCGGCCCCTCCTTTCCCATCACCAACTACCTGGCACCAGTGTCTGCTAGCGTCAGCCCCAGCGCTGTCAGCAGTGCCAACGGGACTGTGCTGAAGAGTACGGGCAGTGGCCCCGTTTCCTCCGGAGGCCTCATGCAGCTGCCTACCAGCTTCACCCTCATGCCCG GTGGGGCAGTGGCCCAGCAGGTCCCAGTGCAGGCCATTCAGGTGCACCAGGCCCCACAGCAAGCGTCTCCCTCTCGCGACAGCAGCACAGACCTCACGCAGACCTCCTCCAGCGGGACAG TGACGTTGCCTGCCACCATCATGACGTCATCTGTGCCCACAACTGTGGGCGGCCACATGATGTACCCCAGCCCCCATGCGGTGATGTATGCGCCCACCTCGGGCCTGGCTGATGGCAGCCTCACTGTGCTCAATGCCTTCTCCCAGGCGCCATCCACCATGCAGGTGTCCCACAGCCAGGTCCAGGAGCAAG GTGGCGTCCCCCAGGTGTTCCTCACAGCACCATCTGGGACAGTGCAGATCCCAGTTTCTGCAGTTCAGCTTCACCAG ATGGCTGTGATAGGGCAGCAGGCCGGGAGCAGCAGCAACCTCACCGAATTACAGGTGGTGAACCTGGATGCCGCCCACAGCACCAAGAGTGACTGA